A region of Prochlorococcus marinus subsp. pastoris str. CCMP1986 DNA encodes the following proteins:
- a CDS encoding serine hydrolase, whose translation MSFYYLREEMGLALNDILDGICSNNIENLRDDLAITWINYKSENNQLNKGFGCGINNTKLIYPASIVKLVYGLAAYSWIDTKKILFTQEISDAVNKMLFYSSNDATSFLIDIITGTTSGPCIEGDSWENWKYQRSIINDWLKELNWSELNEINCCQKTWDDGPFGREKEFYGTENNNRNMMTTDSTARILEEIMIKLDYQKDNLNLRSFLKRNLDKKVLNMDPLNQVNGFLGEGLPENTNFWSKAGLMSQARHDAAWWVNNDSLQTLLVIFGNGEKYLKDETIFPQIAKAVYKYNNNFA comes from the coding sequence ATGTCTTTTTATTATTTACGAGAAGAAATGGGTTTAGCCTTAAATGATATTTTAGACGGAATTTGCTCTAACAATATAGAAAATTTAAGAGATGATCTCGCAATAACTTGGATCAATTATAAAAGTGAAAACAATCAATTAAATAAAGGCTTTGGATGTGGAATCAATAATACAAAGCTCATTTATCCTGCAAGCATCGTAAAGCTAGTTTATGGTCTCGCTGCATACTCATGGATTGATACAAAAAAAATATTATTCACCCAAGAAATAAGTGATGCAGTAAATAAAATGCTTTTTTACTCAAGTAATGATGCAACAAGCTTTTTAATCGACATTATCACTGGGACTACAAGTGGTCCATGTATAGAAGGAGATTCTTGGGAGAATTGGAAATATCAAAGGTCAATAATCAATGATTGGTTAAAAGAGCTTAATTGGAGTGAATTAAATGAGATAAATTGCTGCCAAAAAACTTGGGATGATGGACCGTTTGGTCGAGAAAAGGAATTTTATGGAACTGAAAACAATAATAGGAATATGATGACAACTGATTCAACTGCAAGAATTTTGGAGGAGATAATGATAAAACTTGATTATCAAAAAGATAATTTAAATTTAAGAAGTTTTTTAAAAAGAAATTTAGATAAGAAAGTTCTTAATATGGATCCCCTTAATCAAGTAAACGGGTTTTTAGGAGAGGGATTACCAGAGAATACTAATTTTTGGAGTAAAGCAGGTTTGATGTCACAAGCTAGACATGATGCCGCTTGGTGGGTTAACAATGACTCATTACAGACTTTATTAGTTATTTTTGGGAATGGAGAGAAATACTTAAAAGATGAGACCATATTTCCCCAAATAGCTAAGGCTGTATACAAATATAATAATAATTTTGCTTGA
- the lipA gene encoding lipoyl synthase — MTNISKNAVTKPDWLRVKAPQVERIGNTANLLSDLKLNTVCQEASCPNIGECFASGTATFLIMGPGCTRACPYCDIDFDRSKRDLDPTEPDRLAEAVFRLKLKHVVITSVNRDDLDDGGASQFYKCVSEVRKKSPETTIELLIPDLCGNWSALEKILDSRPNVLNHNIETVSALYRKVRPQGNYQRTLELLKRTREYFPSVYTKSGFMLGLGEKDDEVLTLLMDLRKNDVDIVTIGQYLSPGPKHLQVQRFVTPSKFNYFKLFGENELGFMQVVSSPLTRSSYHAEEIQKLMKKFPR; from the coding sequence TTGACTAATATTTCCAAAAATGCAGTTACGAAGCCTGACTGGTTAAGAGTAAAAGCACCTCAAGTTGAGAGAATAGGGAATACTGCAAATTTATTGAGTGATTTAAAATTAAATACTGTATGCCAAGAAGCAAGCTGTCCTAATATTGGCGAATGTTTTGCTAGCGGGACTGCAACTTTTTTAATTATGGGACCAGGTTGTACTAGAGCATGTCCATATTGTGATATTGATTTTGATAGATCCAAGAGAGATTTAGACCCAACAGAACCAGATCGTTTAGCAGAGGCTGTTTTTAGATTAAAACTTAAACATGTTGTGATTACCTCAGTTAATAGAGATGATCTAGATGATGGTGGAGCTTCTCAGTTTTATAAATGTGTTTCTGAAGTTAGAAAAAAATCTCCTGAAACAACTATTGAATTATTAATTCCAGATTTATGTGGTAACTGGTCAGCACTTGAAAAGATTTTAGATTCTAGACCAAATGTTTTAAATCATAATATTGAAACTGTCTCAGCTTTGTATAGGAAAGTAAGGCCACAAGGAAACTATCAAAGAACTTTAGAGTTACTAAAAAGAACAAGAGAATATTTCCCAAGTGTTTATACTAAATCTGGATTCATGTTGGGATTAGGAGAAAAGGATGATGAAGTTCTTACTCTTCTAATGGATTTAAGAAAAAATGATGTAGATATAGTTACTATTGGTCAATATTTATCTCCAGGCCCAAAACATCTTCAGGTCCAAAGATTTGTTACCCCTTCAAAATTTAATTATTTTAAATTATTTGGAGAAAATGAATTAGGGTTTATGCAAGTTGTCAGTTCTCCTTTAACTCGTAGTAGTTATCATGCTGAAGAGATTCAGAAACTCATGAAAAAGTTTCCAAGATAA
- a CDS encoding photosystem I reaction center subunit VIII, protein MPSDFSTFLPSIFVPLIGLVTPAVFLVLIGRLITATD, encoded by the coding sequence ATGCCATCTGATTTTTCAACGTTCTTACCATCAATCTTTGTCCCATTGATTGGTCTAGTAACCCCAGCAGTATTTCTTGTATTAATTGGAAGATTGATTACAGCTACTGATTAA
- a CDS encoding recombinase family protein — protein sequence MFYKVFFSYVFDTVKNICIKTLTIKFKRKRFLLSEKNKKSKIIGYARAIDSEFDYLKEQIKCLKNEGCSLIFSEIVSLDEEIKPELRKAVNYLSKGDELVVTKLDRAFSNRNECIKTIHKLLNNDVRLRTLSGFLSPKHSSDISLSVFNILYELDNLDNECLGERKKELISQRRLNGNNLGGRPKISPLKESLVMRLRNEGCSYRSIRTQTGIALSTIRRIILDGEAS from the coding sequence ATGTTCTATAAAGTGTTTTTTTCCTATGTATTTGATACAGTTAAAAATATATGTATTAAAACGTTGACTATTAAATTTAAAAGAAAACGTTTTCTTTTATCTGAAAAAAATAAGAAATCCAAAATTATTGGATATGCAAGAGCTATAGATAGTGAATTTGATTACTTAAAAGAACAAATAAAATGCTTAAAAAATGAGGGTTGCAGCTTAATATTTTCTGAAATCGTAAGTTTAGATGAAGAAATAAAACCCGAACTTAGAAAAGCTGTAAATTATTTATCAAAAGGAGATGAATTAGTCGTTACAAAACTAGATCGGGCATTTTCTAACAGGAATGAATGTATAAAAACAATTCATAAACTCTTGAATAATGATGTTAGGTTGAGAACTTTATCTGGTTTTTTATCTCCCAAACATTCATCAGATATATCTTTGTCAGTCTTTAATATTTTATATGAGTTAGATAATTTAGATAATGAGTGTTTGGGAGAGAGGAAAAAAGAACTTATTTCGCAAAGAAGATTAAATGGAAATAATTTAGGTGGAAGACCGAAAATTAGTCCTTTAAAAGAATCATTAGTGATGAGGTTACGTAATGAGGGTTGCTCATATCGATCAATCAGAACTCAAACTGGAATTGCTTTATCAACAATTAGAAGAATAATTTTAGATGGAGAAGCTAGCTGA
- a CDS encoding YciI family protein: MPIFIKTELIKKEYLIQKDIRKKIINEHIKWIENLKKKGINIKSGFLVDEFKQSGAGGLLILEIGTYKEALEIIKKDPMIKNNIVEWKLNEWININK; this comes from the coding sequence ATGCCTATTTTTATAAAGACTGAACTAATAAAAAAAGAATACTTAATTCAAAAAGATATAAGAAAGAAAATAATCAATGAACATATCAAATGGATAGAAAATTTAAAGAAAAAAGGAATAAATATCAAAAGTGGGTTTCTGGTGGATGAATTCAAACAATCAGGAGCTGGTGGGTTACTAATTCTTGAAATTGGAACGTATAAAGAAGCCTTAGAAATTATAAAAAAAGATCCGATGATAAAAAATAATATTGTCGAATGGAAATTAAATGAATGGATTAATATTAATAAATAG
- a CDS encoding C40 family peptidase, whose amino-acid sequence MKEHIDPTSLFKQTNFSNTIWWKVKINISGYQNETENNLVTEIAKNRLFRLIYPSLYKSKNKLSRILVQFYEDGYICWIDLDKLFIEKFDVKNSILDSEQILIQTKIPLILSWIKDRSKEKNIYLWGGTLGPNFDCSGLIQTAFLNHKIYIPRDSYQIKSFCKHLFNFKENNKSLKKGDILFFGKQNKCDHVGIYKGDGLYYHSSGIDYGRNGIGIDTLKETNDKISLHYQSKLISAGRITRSYRWNKSIR is encoded by the coding sequence ATGAAAGAACATATAGACCCTACCTCACTATTTAAGCAAACTAATTTTTCAAACACTATTTGGTGGAAAGTAAAAATTAATATTTCTGGGTATCAAAATGAAACTGAAAATAATTTAGTAACGGAAATAGCCAAAAATAGACTTTTTAGACTTATTTATCCAAGTCTTTATAAGAGTAAAAATAAATTGTCCAGAATATTAGTTCAATTTTATGAAGATGGTTATATCTGTTGGATTGATTTAGATAAATTATTTATTGAGAAATTTGATGTTAAAAACAGTATTCTCGATTCTGAACAAATATTAATACAAACAAAAATTCCATTAATTCTTAGTTGGATCAAAGATCGATCTAAGGAAAAAAATATATATCTTTGGGGTGGTACATTAGGTCCTAATTTTGACTGTTCTGGCTTGATTCAAACCGCTTTTTTAAATCATAAAATTTATATACCTAGAGATTCTTATCAAATTAAAAGTTTTTGTAAGCATCTTTTCAATTTTAAAGAAAATAATAAATCACTTAAAAAAGGAGATATTTTATTTTTTGGAAAGCAAAATAAATGTGATCATGTTGGTATTTATAAAGGGGATGGACTTTATTACCATAGTTCGGGTATAGATTACGGAAGAAATGGTATAGGAATAGACACTTTAAAAGAAACTAACGATAAAATTTCTCTACATTATCAATCAAAACTTATTTCTGCAGGAAGAATAACTAGATCATACAGATGGAATAAATCTATCAGGTAA
- a CDS encoding photosystem I reaction center protein subunit XI produces the protein MSDFQKSFSESTSSIKFDEKYIDNSVQPNDIGIANQWAVKPVSDPCVGNLATPVNSGYFTKAFINNLPFYREGISPNFRGLETGAAFGYLLYGPFSMTGPLRNSDFALTAGLLATIGAVHILTGLLVLYNAPGKAPNVQPPDATVYNPPADLFTRTGWADFTSGFWLGGCGGAVFAWLLVGTLHLDTIMPIVKNIWTTG, from the coding sequence ATGAGCGACTTTCAAAAATCATTCTCAGAATCAACAAGTTCTATTAAATTTGATGAAAAATATATAGATAATTCTGTTCAGCCAAATGACATTGGTATTGCAAATCAATGGGCTGTAAAACCAGTTTCAGATCCATGTGTTGGAAATCTTGCAACACCTGTTAATAGTGGTTACTTTACAAAGGCATTTATTAATAATTTACCTTTTTATAGAGAAGGGATTTCTCCAAATTTCAGAGGTTTAGAAACTGGAGCAGCATTTGGATATCTTTTATATGGTCCATTTTCTATGACTGGTCCGTTAAGAAATTCTGATTTCGCATTAACAGCAGGATTACTTGCAACAATAGGTGCTGTGCACATATTGACAGGGCTTTTGGTTCTTTATAATGCTCCAGGAAAAGCTCCTAATGTTCAACCTCCAGATGCCACAGTATATAATCCTCCTGCAGACTTGTTTACTAGAACAGGCTGGGCCGATTTTACAAGCGGGTTTTGGTTAGGTGGTTGTGGTGGTGCTGTGTTTGCATGGCTTCTTGTAGGAACTCTCCATTTAGATACCATAATGCCAATTGTTAAAAATATTTGGACTACTGGTTGA